GGGCGACTGCGTCGCTTTAGTCGCGCCACCGGGTCCCCCGACGGCCGCCCACCTCAGGGCATGCACCGTCCAGCACCACTCGGCAGCAGCACACCGAAGAGAAGGAAAGACATGGCGGGACAGAAGATCCGCATTCGGCTCAAGGCCTACGACCACGAGGTCATCGACTCCTCCGCGCGCAAGATCGTGGAGACGGTGACGCGGACGGGTGCGCAGGTCGCCGGGCCGGTGCCGCTGCCGACGGAGAAGAACGTCTACTGCGTCATCCGCTCGCCGCACAAGTACAAGGACAGCCGCGAGCACTTCGAGATGCGGACGCACAAGCGCCTCATCGACATCATCGACCCGACCCCGAAGACGGTGGACTCGCTCATGCGACTCGACCTCCCCGCGGGCGTCGACATCGAGATCAAGCTCTAAGGGCGACGAGACAATGGCCAAGCAGATCAAGGGCATCCTGGGCGAGAAGCTCGGCATGACCCAGGTCTTCGACGAGAACAACCGGATCGTCCCGGTGACCGTCGTCAAGGCCGGGCCGTGCGTGGTGACCCAGGTTCGTACGCCCGACACCGACGGGTACTCCGCGGTGCAGCTGGCGTTCGGCGCGCTCGACCCGCGCAAGGCGAACAAGCCGACGCAGGGACACTTCCGCAAGGCGGACGTCCCCGCGCGCC
This sequence is a window from Frankiaceae bacterium. Protein-coding genes within it:
- the rpsJ gene encoding 30S ribosomal protein S10; protein product: MAGQKIRIRLKAYDHEVIDSSARKIVETVTRTGAQVAGPVPLPTEKNVYCVIRSPHKYKDSREHFEMRTHKRLIDIIDPTPKTVDSLMRLDLPAGVDIEIKL